In Silene latifolia isolate original U9 population chromosome 3, ASM4854445v1, whole genome shotgun sequence, a single window of DNA contains:
- the LOC141649608 gene encoding uncharacterized protein LOC141649608 yields MGRGEYPEPKQSLLGLESVELRNLRIHELTTRSHYGGDVIWNDDLVHQIFVDEFAMSILAKPIYKTQTKDVVYWLHTQDGQYSVKSGYGVIFADYMDRRRTHKDKVRISEDARNFCNKTLWGLPGPQSWKILLWRILTDTLSVGYNFMQRNIALDPKCKLCKMDVLVMETMEHLFRDCPVSRRLWASSEIGIRTNMDSHLSIEKWIIGWLIVLLRGIKRKLKWVVPLPPRRSWRVIYGFVKVNLSVLLEREGYIAGVGWVTLYAKGEQLMTAEKRIKAESVAQEESLGVRLVLRWAQEQGIRHLQISTNCFCLVSQLAGVERPNHQLQAILADINSYFSFFHCLTISYIPRSFNNVAHSLACKAMIS; encoded by the exons ATGGGTAGGGGTGAGTATCCGGAACCTAAACAAAGTCTTCTAGGTTTGGAATCAGTGGAATTGAGAAATTTACGGATACATGAGCTTACAACACGGAGTCATTATGGGGGTGACGTTATTTGGAATGATGATTTGGTTCATCAAATTTTTGTGGATGAGTTTGCAATGAGTATTTTAGCAAAGCCTATTTACAAGACACAGACAAAGGATGTAGTTTATTGGCTACATACTCAGGATGGACAATATAGTGTCAAGAGTGGTTATGGGGTTATTTTTGCGGACTATATGGACCGTAGAAGAACACATAAAGATAAGGTGAGGATTTCAGAGGATGCGCGTAACTTCTGTAATAAGACTTTGTGGGGTCTTCCTGGACCACAATCATGGAAAATTCTTTTATGGAGAATTCTAACGGATACTTTGTCGGTTGGTTATAATTTTATGCAAAGGAATATTGCGCTGGACCCAAAATGCAAGTTGTGTAAGATGGATGTTCTGGTCATGGAAACAATGGAACACCTGTTTCGGGACTGTCCTGTGTCCCGTCGATTGTGGGCTAGCTCGGAGATTGGTATTCGCACTAATATGGATTCACATCTGAGTATTGAAAAATGGATTATTGGCTGG CTGATCGTATTATTGAGGGGAATCAAAAGGAAACTGAAATGGGTGGTGCCACTACCACCTCGCCGCAGCTGGAGAGTCATTTATGGATTCGTGAAAGTAAACCTGTCTGTCTT GTTGGAGAGGGAAGGATATATCGCGGGAGTTGGCTGGGTCACTCTATATGCAAAAGGAGAACAACTTATGACGGCTGAAAAAAGGATTAAAGCTGAGTCTGTTGCACAAGAGGAAAGTTTGGGTGTGCGTTTGGTTCTCCGGTGGGCACAGGAACAAGGAATTCGACACTTGCAGATTTCGACTAATTGCTTTTGCCTTGTTAGTCAATTGGCAGGCGTTGAGCGTCCCAACCATCAACTACAGGCGATACTGGCTGACATCAACTCTtacttttctttctttcattGTTTAACTATTAGTTATATTCCTAGATCGTTTAATAATGTAGCACATAGCCTTGCGTGTAAGGCTATGATTAGTTAG
- the LOC141647940 gene encoding brefeldin A-inhibited guanine nucleotide-exchange protein 5, whose protein sequence is MAGAAGGFVTRAFESMLKESSAKKFTSLQSAIQSYLDGIKEEKEQAASAPVAEVPKSESNSDETVNKEEVESDKSQDSVETKPSEIVQPKISIVAALSKAGHTLEEAETELVLSPLRLAFETKNMKIVELALDCLHKLIAYDHLEGDPGLEGGKNAALFADILSIICSCVDNSSSDSTVLQVLKVLLTAVASMKFRVHGEPLLGVVRVCYNIALNSKSPINQATSKAMLTQMISIIFRRMESDPNVTHESKEFQDQCSSHTEDTPTSGPTLNAEVSLVEGQSEKEMTLGDALSQTPANDASLASVEELQNLAGGADIKGLEAMLDKAVHLENGDKIKHGLDLERMSTSHRDALLLFRTLCKMGMKEDNDEIATKTRILSLELLQGLLEGVSHAFTKNFHFIDSVKAYLSYTLLRASVSSSTIIFQHAAGIFAVLLLRFRESLKGEIGIFFPLIVLRYLDNAECPPNQRLSVLRMLEKVCKDPQMLVDIFVNYDCDLDAPNLFERMVTTLSRIAQGTLASDPNSVAASQSVSVKGSSLQCLVNVFKSLVDWEKSHKDSEQKMKDGNSLDARSSKDTVEIEQIDDTSSDFEKAKAHKSTVEAAIAQFNRHPSKGVEYLITNKLVENTPASVAEFLKNTSNLDKTMIGDFLGQHEEFPLSVMHAYVDSMNFSGMTFAAAIREFLSGFRLPGEAQKIDRIMEKFAERYCADNPALFKNADTAYVLAYAVIMLNTDAHNPMVSAKMSKADFVRLNSMTDAEETPPTELLEEIYDSIVKEEIKMKDDRVIIGKTSRQKPETEEKGRLVSILNLALPRSKSSTETKSESDAIIKQTQSIFRNRGRKRGVFYTSQRVELIRPMIEAVGWPLLATFSVIMEEGDNKSRVQHCMEGFKAGIHITHVLGMDTMRYAFLTSLVRFTFLHAPKEMRSKNVEALRTLLALGESDADALEDTWNAVLECISRLEFITSTPAVAATVMQASNQISRDALLQSLRELAGKPTDQVFLNSVRLPSDAVVEFFTALCGVSAEELKQNPARVYSLQKLVEISYYNMARIRMVWARIWSVLANHFIFAGSHHDEKVAMYAIDSLRQLGMKYLERAELANFTFQNDILKPFVVLMRNSRSESTRRLIVDCIVQMIKSKVGSIKSGWRSVFMIFTAAAVDESEAIVESAFENVEQVILEHFDQVAGDCFMDCVNCLIGFANNKSSHRISLKAIALLRICEDRLAEGLVPGGALKPIDVSLDENYDVTEHYWFPMLAGLSDLTSDSRVEVRNCALEVLFDLLNERGSKFSPTFWESIFRRVLFPIFDHVRHAGKETSLVSDDEWLHETCIHSLQLLCNLFNTFYKEVCFMLPPLLSLLLDCAKKTDQSVVSIALGALVHLIEVGGHQFSEIDWDTLLKSIRDASYTTQPLELLNDLGFQHSNTPRSPVDSKADVGDGDYSDSPDHESVNSRQFDGSEDLTTYHGDHQNYERYDGLPSPSQKPTDSGDLQRNQSLGQRIMGNVFLRSFTSKAKYQELDVPVQSQAQAPESVEFDLKEEAESQLLTIVRGKCVTQLLLLGAIDSIQKKYWSKLRAQQKVAIMEILLSILDFAASYNSYNNLRLRMNHIPADRPPLNLLRQELAGTCVYLDILQRTTSELETSKENSEEVSDSPDSQNTTNNHESLVSYSNEEEQLHRVAEEKLVSFCGHVLKEASELQLAVGGTNNMEIHRVLELRSPIIVKVIKGMAAMNSYIFRKHLRDFYPLLTKLVCCDQMDVRGALGELFKTQLSTLLP, encoded by the exons ATGGCGGGTGCTGCTGGTGGGTTTGTGACAAGGGCATTTGAGTCTATGCTCAAAGAATCTTCTGCTAAAAAATTCACTTCCCTTCAATCTGCTATCCAATCTTATCTGG ATGGCATTAAAGAGGAGAAAGAGCAAGCAGCTTCAGCACCTGTGGCCGAAGTGCCGAAGAG TGAATCTAACTCTGATGAGACTGTTAACAAGGAAGAGGTGGAGTCTGACAAGTCTCAGGACTCTGTGGAGACAAAGCCTTCTGAAATAGTTCAACCCAAGATCTCCATTGTGGCAGCCTTATCCAAGGCGGGCCACACATTAGAAGAAGCTGAAACAGAGCTTGTTCTTAGCCCACTTCGACTCGCATTTGAGACTAAAAATATGAAAATTGTGGAACTAGCATTGGATTGTCTTCAT AAACTCATTGCGTATGACCATTTGGAGGGTGATCCTGGGTTAGAGGGTGGAAAAAATGCGGCTTTATTTGCCGACATTCTGAGCATCATTTGCAGTTGTGTGGACAATTCTTCCTCTGACAG TACTGTTTTGCAAGTACTAAAAGTACTTCTGACAGCAGTGGCATCAATGAAGTTCAGAG TGCATGGAGAACCTTTGCTTGGAGTCGTCAGAGTATGTTACAACATAGCCCTAAACAG CAAGAGTCCTATCAATCAAGCGACATCAAAGGCTATGTTGACTCAAATGATTAGCATCATATTTCGGAGAATGGAATCTGATCCG AATGTCACTCATGAGTCGAAAGAGTTCCAGGATCAATGTTCCTCTCATACAGAAGATACCCCCACCAGTGGCCCAACATTAAATGCAGAAGTTAGCCTTGTGGAAGGTCAAAGTGAGAAAGAGATGACACTTGGAGATGCACTTTCTCAAACCCCGGCAAATGATGCATCTCTTGCATCTGTAGAGGAACTTCAGAATCTTGCAGGTGGTGCTGATATAAAG GGTCTGGAGGCCATGCTGGACAAGGCAGTACACCTTGAAAACGGAGATAAGATAAAACA TGGGCTGGATCTTGAGAGAATGAGTACCAGTCATCGTGATGCTCTTCTGCTGTTCCGCACTCTTTGCAAG ATGGGTATGAAGGAAGACAATGATGAAATTGCGACAAAGACACGTATTCTGTCTCTGGAACTTCTGCAG GGTTTACTGGAAGGTGTCAGCCATGCATTTACTAAAAACTTCCATTTTATTGACTCAGTGAAAGCATATCTTTCCTACACTTTGTTGAGGGCATCTGTTTCTTCATCTACTATAATATTTCAG CATGCTGCTGGAATATTTGCCGTGCTTTTGCTCCGATTTAGAGAGTCTCTGAAG GGTGAGATTGGAATCTTCTTTCCATTGATAGTGTTAAGGTATTTGGATAATGCGGAGTGCCCTCCTAACCAAAGGTTAAGTGTGCTGAG GATGCTTGAGAAGGTTTGCAAGGACCCACAGATGCTTGTGGACATATTTGTTAACTACGACTGTGATCTTGATGCACCAAATCTTTTTGAACGCATG GTGACTACTTTGTCGAGAATTGCTCAAGGGACTCTAGCTTCAGATCCCAATTCTGTTGCTGCCTCTCAAAGTGTATCAGTCAAGGGTTCCTCACTTCAG TGCCTTGTAAATGTCTTCAAATCACTCGTCGACTGGGAGAAGTCACATAAAGATTCAGAACAGAAGATGAAGGATGGAAATTCACTGGATGCACGTTCTAGTAAAGACACTGTTGAAATTGAACAGATAGACGACACATCCAGCGATTTTGAGAAGGCAAAGGCTCACAAGTCAACTGTGGAAGCTGCAATAGCTCAG TTTAATCGCCATCCTAGCAAGGGTGTGGAGTATCTAATTACTAACAAGTTGGTGGAGAATACACCTGCTTCTGTAGCCGAGTTTCTAAAGAATACCTCCAATTTGGACAAG ACTATGATTGGCGATTTCTTAGGACAACATGAAGAATTTCCTTTGTCTGTCATGCATGCTTATGTTGATTCTATGAATTTTTCTGGAATGACTTTTGCTGCTGCAATACGTGAATTTCTGAGTGGGTTTAGACTTCCTGGAGAAGCCCAAAAGATTGACCGTATTATGGAGAAATTTGCGGAACG ATATTGTGCAGATAATCCAGCTCTGTTTAAGAATGCAGATACTGCTTATGTCCTTGCATATGCGGTCATTATGCTGAATACTGATGCTCACAATCCTATGGTTTCAGCTAAAATGTCCAAGGCCGATTTCGTACGTTTGAATTCTATGACAGATGCTGAAGAGACCCCACCTACAGAACTTCTAGAGGAGATTTATGATTCTATTGTGAAGGAAGAAATAAAAATGAAAGATGATCGGGTTATCATTGGAAAAACGAGTCGACAAAAGCCAGAAACTGAAGAAAAAGGGCGCCTTGTTAGCATCCTTAATTTGGCTCTTCCCAGAAGCAAGTCGTCAACAGAAACTAAATCTGAGAGTGATGCTATTATTAAGCAAACACAATCTATTTTCCGTAATAGAGGAAGAAAGAGAGGGGTATTTTATACTTCGCAAAGAGTGGAACTCATAAGGCCGATGATTGAAGCAGTTGGATGGCCTTTGCTAGCCACATTTTCTGTTATTATGGAGGAAGGAGATAATAAATCAAGGGTTCAACATTGTATGGAGGGATTTAAAGCAGGAATTCACATCACACATGTTTTAGGAATGGATACAATGCGTTATGCCTTCTTAACATCATTAGTCAG ATTTACTTTCTTGCATGCTCCGAAGGAAATGCGCAGTAAAAATGTTGAAGCCCTACGGACTTTGTTAGCTTTAGGGGAGTCTGATGCTGATGCTCTTGAGGACACGTGGAATGCTGTTTTGGAATGCATTTCTCGCCTAGAATTCATCACCTCAACTCCTGCTGTTGCTGCAACTGTGATGCAGGCATCAAATCAGATCTCCAGGGATGCGCTTCTTCAATCCTTAAGAGAATTGGCTGGGAAACCTACAGATCAAGTGTTTTTAAATAGTGTGAGGCTGCCCAGTGATGCTGTGGTTGAGTTCTTCACTGCTCTTTGTGGCGTCTCAGCAGAAGAACTGAAACAAAATCCTGCTCGTGTTTATAGCCTACAGAAACTTGTTGAAATTAGTTATTACAACATGGCACGTATACGCATG GTGTGGGCTAGAATCTGGTCTGTTTTGGCCAACCACTTTATTTTTGCTGGAAGTCATCATGATGAGAAGGTGGCTATGTATGCTATTGATTCATTGAGGCAACTGGGTATGAAGTACTTGGAGCGCGCTGAACTTGCCAATTTTACGTTCCAAAACGACATTCTGAAACCATTTGTTGTCCTCATGCGAAATAGTCGAAGCGAATCCACCAGAAGGCTCATAGTCGATTGTATAGTTCAG ATGATAAAATCCAAGGTGGGAAGTATAAAGTCTGGATGGCGAAGTGTATTCATGATTTTCACGGCCGCTGCAGTTGATGAATCAGAGGCAATCGTCGAAAGCGCATTTGAGAATGTGGAGCAGG TGATCCTTGAACATTTTGATCAAGTTGCTGGTGACTGCTTTATGGATTGTGTCAACTGCCTTATTGGGTTCGCCAACAACAAGAGTTCTCATCGTATAAGTCTGAAGGCTATTGCATTATTGCGTATTTGTGAAGACCGACTTGCTGAG GGTCTTGTACCTGGTGGTGCTCTGAAGCCTATTGATGTAAGTCTGGATGAAAATTATGACGTGACTGAGCATTACTGGTTCCCAATGCTAGCGGGTTTGTCAGACCTGACATCAGATTCAAGGGTCGAGGTCAGAAACTGTGCCTTGGAAGTACTTTTTGATCTGTTGAATGAGAGAGGTAGCAAGTTTTCTCCGACCTTCTGGGAGAGTATTTTCCGCCGAGTCCTATTCCCTATCTTTGACCATGTAAGACATGCTGGAAAGGAGACCTCACTTGTTTCCGATGATGAGTGGCTCCATGAGACCTGTATTCACTCACTACAGTTGCTGTGTAATCTCTTTAACACTTTCTACAAG GAAGTATGTTTTATGCTACCACCATTGCTTAGTTTGCTACTGGATTGTGCTAAAAAGACTGATCAATCAGTGGTGTCTATAGCGCTTGGTGCATTAGTGCACCTCATAGAAGTTGGTGGACATCAGTTCAGTGAGATTGATTGGGATACCTTGTTGAAAAGCATAAG AGATGCTTCATACACTACTCAGCCGCTTGAACTGCTGAATGATTTGGGTTTCCAGCATTCTAATACTCCCAGAAGTCCTGTTGATTCAAAGGCTGATGTTGGGGATGGAGATTATTCAGATTCTCCTGACCACGAGTCCGTGAATAGTCGGCAATTCGACGGCAGTGAAGATCTTACTACGTACCATGGGGATCACCAAAATTATGAAAGATACGATG GATTACCATCTCCCTCTCAGAAGCCTACCGACTCTGGAgaccttcaaagaaatcaaagcttAGGTCAAAGAATAATGGGCAATGTTTTCCTTAGAAGTTTTACCTCCAAAGCTAAATATCAAGAACTTGATGTCCCAGTGCAATCTCAAGCTCAG gctcCTGAATCTGTGGAGTTTGATCTGAAAGAGGAAGCTGAAAGCCAGCTACTCACGATTGTTAGGGGCAAATGCGTCACTCAGCTGTTGCTTTTGGGCGCAATAGATAGTATTCAG AAGAAGTATTGGTCAAAGTTGAGAGCACAACAAAAGGTCGCTATAATGGAaatattgttatctatattggaTTTTGCCGCTTCTTATAATTCCTACAATAACCTCCGACTGCGCATGAACCACATTCCAGCAGATAG GCCTCCATTAAATCTGTTGCGCCAGGAGCTGGCAGGCACTTGTGTATACCTGGACATATTACAGAGAACAACGTCTGAGCTTGAAACTAGCAAAGAAAACAGTGAAGAAGTAAGTGACAGTCCAGattcacaaaatacaacaaacaatcatGAGAGCCTGGTTTCCTACTCTAATGAAGAAGAGCAGCTTCACCGGGTAGCAGAAGAGAAACTGGTGTCATTTTGTGGACACGTGCTTAAAGAGGCGTCTGAACTTCAGTTGGCCGTTGGAGGGACCAATAACATGGAGATTCATCGTGTACTCGAGTTGCGTTCTCCTATAATTGTAAAG GTTATAAAAGGCATGGCCGCTATGAACAGTTATATTTTCAGGAAACATCTCCGAGACTTCTACCCATTGCTTACTAAACTGGTGTGCTGTGATCAG ATGGATGTTCGTGGAGCACTTGGCGAGCTTTTCAAGACTCAACTAAGCACTCTATTACCATAG